A portion of the Manduca sexta isolate Smith_Timp_Sample1 chromosome 20, JHU_Msex_v1.0, whole genome shotgun sequence genome contains these proteins:
- the LOC115445483 gene encoding uncharacterized protein LOC115445483, protein MLKKLKDIYNKSTYDYSEGYVDPFEYHKTFYFWLKIFGVVEGNNIKHGYLKHNALVFTTGFACVIFAIISFCRGLYFFEIPMITEGGTYVIVLMYQLLILSCTETNLPQFKSLLTSMQEDFQYICTAGQKYRKRYFDIQLQTWKASLFSIVFTYALAFGMVSFASVALVYYLITHGPEDKGSRPLLFPFWLPHVDFGKTPIYEITFMFSNISAVVYAHNYIFMIQTQIVWIRHIASKVDIVIWSIQDVLEGIRPAKNQEEKMYYAMIIKGRMREIIKHHQSMYSLMENYSEVYKKMLIFEQTFCGPVVCLTAYCTAEKLDEGEVNMILILLSIGTVVLYFIPSQLCTFLRIKVSSVCNACWGIDFWNGGVVLKSYLVLIMQRSLRPLPLQVPGFQEMSIQTFSSKMTSAYSCFNMLRQANRK, encoded by the exons atgttaaagaaattgaaagatatttataataaatctacgTACGATTATTCTGAGGGATATGTCGACCCATTTGAATATCATAAAACTTTCTACTTTTGGCTTAAAATTTTCGGAGTTGTGgaaggaaataatattaaacatgg ttatttaaaacataatgcgTTAGTATTTACGACTGGCTTTGCGTGTGTGATATTTGCGATCATATCGTTTTGCCGGGGACTTTACTTTTTTGAAATACCGATGATAACTGAAGGAGGAACCTACGTCATAGTCTTGATGTATCAATTACTTATATTGTCATGCACTGAGACGAATTTGCCGCAATTTAAAAGCCTTCTTACATCGATGCAAGAAgattttcagtatatttgtaCCGCTGGACAGAAATACAG aaaaagatATTTTGACATCCAATTACAGACATGGAAAGCCAGCTTATTTTCCATCGTTTTTACATATGCTTTGGCTTTTGGAATGGTGTCATTTGCGTCAGTAGCGCTCGTTTATTATCTCATAACCCATGGACCTGAAGACAAGGGTAGCAGACCATTGCTATTCCCGTTCTGGCTTCCCCATGTCGATTTTGGGAAAACACCTATTTATGAAATAACTTTCATGTTTTCAAACATCAGTGCCGTTGTCTACGctcataattatatat ttatgatTCAAACACAAATAGTCTGGATACGACACATCGCAAGTAAAGTTGACATCGTGATATGGAGCATCCAAGATGTTTTGGAAGGAATCCGCCCAGCCAAAAACCAAGAAGAAAAAATGTATTACGCAATGATAATTAAGGGTCGCATGAGGGAGATCATCAAACATCATCAATCAATGTATAG TCTTATGGAGAATTATTcagaagtttataaaaaaatgttaatatttgaacaaacattTTGCGGACCCGTCGTGTGTCTTACTGCGTATTGCACGGCCGag aaattagaCGAAGGTGAAGTCAATATGATTCTGATTTTGCTAAGCATTGGGACGGTGGTGTTGTATTTCATACCAAGTCAGTTATGTACTTTTCTAAGAATAAAG gTCTCGTCAGTGTGTAATGCTTGCTGGGGCATTGACTTTTGGAACGGTGGGGTTGTCTTAAAATCTTACTTAGTTTTGATAATGCAAAGATCACTTCGACCGCTTCCTCTCCAAGTGCCTGGCTTTCAAGAAATGtctattcaaacattttctagC aAAATGACTTCAGCCTATTCCTGTTTTAATATGCTTCGACAGGCCAATcgtaaataa